From a single Methanothermobacter sp. genomic region:
- the dcd gene encoding dCTP deaminase: protein MAILSDRDIKRYLEEGLITIDPLDDPERQIQPSSVDLRIGDEFRGFRVIRKPCIDPKDPADIESYMETFHVEEGPFIIHPGEFALATTYEYIGLPDNLVARVEGRSSIGRLGITMHVTAGYVDPGFHGRITLEISNIGKMPVALYPGQRVCQIVFETMTSPAEKPYGHPSRESKYIGQTRPQTSRIKDDYEIRTSRI from the coding sequence ATGGCAATACTCAGCGACCGTGACATAAAGAGGTACCTTGAGGAGGGACTGATAACCATAGACCCCCTTGACGACCCTGAAAGGCAGATACAGCCATCATCAGTTGACCTTAGAATAGGCGATGAATTCAGGGGATTCAGGGTCATAAGAAAACCCTGCATAGACCCGAAGGACCCCGCGGATATAGAGTCCTACATGGAGACCTTTCATGTCGAGGAGGGTCCATTCATAATACATCCAGGTGAATTTGCCCTTGCAACAACCTATGAATACATAGGGCTGCCAGACAACCTTGTTGCAAGGGTTGAGGGCCGTTCATCCATCGGGAGGCTCGGCATAACCATGCATGTAACTGCAGGATACGTGGACCCCGGCTTCCATGGGAGGATAACCCTTGAGATATCCAACATAGGTAAGATGCCAGTGGCTCTCTACCCTGGCCAGAGGGTCTGCCAGATAGTCTTTGAGACAATGACAAGTCCTGCGGAAAAACCATATGGTCACCCATCACGTGAAAGCAAATATATCGGCCAGACAAGGCCCCAGACAAGCAGGATAAAGGATGATTATGAAATAAGAACCTCAAGGATCTGA
- a CDS encoding DUF1512 family protein — protein MDMAGLIIFIVLIIFLPVIIRMRMFSAVEGAIRELDDMEKKARKTIMDLSGITDEGLLDDCLEFFIVPPSDIDPSGLADKFRRLLEMGDLRIREMVEEISPDADSEKKASIIMCIKVTAGIRGILKFLRHNLELSRKTGNLQILVALQMNLELIMRTARAYLEGCRAISSSLPLGDGAGPLTAGMLIDEEDSKKHLHEMVYVRKRFMDKDIGILKPHGPGSRLGMVVKALEEILSEDEFHEVIMVDAAAKLEGEKTGAVAEGVGVAIGGPGVEKWFMENMILEHRTHAIIIKMSPEEAMSQMTREILDACSVARSRIEDIISRSDADSILIIGVGNSSGIPDAVENPKEIKVKEKDDTPG, from the coding sequence ATGGACATGGCGGGTCTCATTATCTTCATTGTACTAATAATTTTTCTGCCTGTTATAATCAGGATGAGGATGTTCTCCGCGGTTGAGGGTGCCATAAGGGAACTGGATGATATGGAGAAGAAAGCTAGGAAGACCATAATGGACCTCAGCGGAATCACAGATGAGGGTCTCCTGGATGACTGCCTGGAGTTCTTCATAGTACCCCCCTCAGATATTGATCCATCAGGACTTGCAGATAAATTCAGGAGGCTCCTTGAGATGGGAGACCTCCGTATCAGGGAGATGGTTGAAGAAATTTCCCCAGATGCGGACAGTGAAAAAAAGGCCAGCATAATAATGTGCATAAAGGTGACCGCAGGTATCAGAGGTATCCTCAAATTTCTGAGGCATAACCTTGAACTCTCAAGGAAGACAGGAAACCTTCAGATTCTGGTTGCCCTTCAGATGAACCTTGAGCTGATCATGAGGACCGCCAGGGCATACCTGGAGGGCTGCAGGGCAATCTCATCATCCCTCCCCCTGGGTGACGGTGCCGGTCCCCTCACAGCAGGGATGCTCATAGATGAAGAGGACAGTAAAAAACACCTCCATGAAATGGTCTATGTAAGGAAAAGATTCATGGATAAGGATATTGGTATTCTGAAGCCGCATGGTCCTGGTTCAAGGCTTGGAATGGTGGTGAAGGCCCTTGAGGAGATCCTCAGTGAGGATGAGTTCCATGAGGTGATAATGGTGGATGCTGCCGCCAAACTGGAGGGTGAAAAAACGGGTGCCGTGGCTGAGGGTGTCGGGGTGGCCATAGGTGGCCCCGGCGTTGAAAAGTGGTTCATGGAGAACATGATACTTGAACACAGAACCCACGCCATCATAATAAAGATGTCCCCTGAGGAGGCAATGTCCCAGATGACAAGGGAAATACTTGACGCCTGCAGCGTCGCCCGCTCAAGGATAGAGGATATAATATCAAGATCAGATGCAGATTCAATCCTCATAATAGGTGTGGGTAACAGCAGCGGCATCCCTGACGCCGTTGAAAACCCCAAGGAGATCAAGGTGAAAGAAAAGGATGATACCCCGGGATGA
- a CDS encoding TrmJ/YjtD family RNA methyltransferase, whose amino-acid sequence MEVYELLSRNIGVVFVEPETPGNVGFLARAMKNFGLQNLILINPCILEDEAYYQAMHARDLVEDAIIYQTLDEMIEKLEPDFLVGTTGVPGGSYNVDRIPLRPSQLASAINPSSRTFILFGREGDGLSNRELGLCDMVVSIPTDREYPIMNITHAAAIIFYEIFKKRDFDCEGLEEASGVEKKLLVDEMDEILSLIDIPPHKERVASRVFRNVTGRAFITAREAHTLKGVLRRIKNRMKE is encoded by the coding sequence ATGGAAGTTTACGAGCTCCTCTCCAGAAACATTGGCGTCGTGTTTGTGGAACCTGAAACCCCTGGAAACGTGGGTTTCCTTGCGAGGGCCATGAAGAACTTCGGCCTTCAAAATCTCATCCTCATAAACCCCTGCATCCTTGAGGATGAAGCCTATTACCAGGCGATGCATGCCAGGGACCTTGTTGAAGATGCGATCATCTACCAGACCCTTGATGAGATGATAGAAAAACTTGAACCTGACTTTCTTGTTGGAACAACAGGTGTACCTGGAGGGAGCTACAACGTTGACAGGATACCCCTGAGGCCATCCCAGCTCGCCTCAGCCATCAACCCCTCCTCAAGGACCTTCATCCTCTTCGGCCGTGAGGGTGACGGGCTATCAAACAGGGAACTTGGCCTATGCGACATGGTGGTGAGTATACCCACAGATAGAGAATACCCCATAATGAATATAACCCACGCCGCAGCAATAATATTTTATGAGATATTCAAAAAAAGAGATTTTGACTGTGAAGGACTTGAGGAGGCCTCAGGAGTTGAAAAAAAACTTCTCGTTGATGAGATGGACGAAATACTCTCATTGATTGACATTCCTCCACACAAGGAGAGGGTTGCCTCGAGGGTGTTCAGGAATGTGACCGGGAGGGCCTTCATAACAGCAAGGGAGGCCCATACACTTAAGGGTGTCCTCCGGAGAATAAAAAACAGGATGAAAGAATAA
- the tfrB gene encoding fumarate reductase (CoM/CoB) subunit TfrB — MIVKVLRFEPGVDEKPHLESYDIPSKEKMKVLDALQLINKMYNANIAFRSSCRAGQCGSCAVKMNGEVVLACRAEVEDGAVIEPVDLPVIKDLMVDRSEIEDKVRAMGLYLQSETRGIQRIKPEDYQDTKKLRGCIECFSCISSCPVIKESTEYAGPYFMRYISKFAFDPRDEAKRAAGAVKEGLYCCTTCGKCAEVCPKELNVPGDAIEKLRAMACREGAGPLDAHRKIKKLISETGRSVDRIKDGFIESVARKPDSRIGFFTGCLVDYRMPEVGMALLRVLREHGFEVDVPDGQVCCGSPMIRTGQLDIVEDLVEKNRRALEGYDTIITVCAGCGATLKKDYPRYGVELNVFDISEFLADRIDDIKMKPVNMRVTYHDPCHLLRGQGVKLEPRKILNSIPGLEFVEMEKQGQCCGSGGGVKSGKPEIAESLGRKKAEMIRKLNVDAVITICPFCQLHIKDSLEKEGLGDVKVMNILELLDMAYSDD, encoded by the coding sequence ATGATTGTTAAAGTTTTAAGGTTTGAACCGGGTGTAGATGAAAAACCACACCTTGAAAGTTATGATATACCATCAAAGGAAAAAATGAAGGTTCTTGATGCCCTTCAACTTATAAATAAGATGTATAATGCCAATATTGCCTTCAGAAGCTCATGCAGGGCAGGGCAGTGTGGTTCATGTGCTGTTAAGATGAACGGAGAGGTTGTCCTGGCATGCAGGGCAGAAGTGGAGGATGGGGCCGTTATTGAGCCAGTAGACCTCCCGGTTATAAAGGACCTCATGGTTGACAGGAGCGAAATAGAGGATAAGGTGAGGGCCATGGGCCTCTACCTCCAGTCAGAAACCAGGGGCATCCAGCGGATCAAACCAGAGGACTACCAGGACACCAAGAAACTGAGGGGATGCATAGAGTGTTTCTCCTGTATAAGTTCATGTCCCGTTATAAAGGAGAGCACAGAGTATGCAGGGCCCTACTTCATGAGGTACATATCAAAATTTGCCTTCGATCCCCGTGATGAGGCCAAAAGAGCTGCCGGGGCTGTCAAGGAGGGACTTTACTGCTGTACCACCTGCGGTAAATGTGCCGAGGTATGCCCCAAGGAACTCAATGTACCCGGAGATGCAATTGAAAAACTGAGGGCCATGGCATGCAGAGAGGGTGCTGGGCCCCTCGATGCCCACAGGAAGATCAAAAAACTCATTTCAGAGACAGGTAGATCTGTTGACCGCATAAAGGATGGTTTCATTGAATCAGTGGCGAGGAAACCAGATTCAAGGATAGGGTTCTTCACAGGATGCCTGGTCGACTACAGGATGCCTGAGGTTGGAATGGCACTTCTAAGGGTGCTCAGAGAACACGGCTTTGAGGTTGATGTGCCTGATGGTCAGGTGTGCTGCGGATCACCCATGATAAGGACAGGCCAGCTCGACATTGTTGAGGATCTTGTTGAGAAAAACAGGAGGGCCCTCGAGGGGTATGACACCATAATAACAGTCTGTGCTGGCTGCGGAGCCACCCTCAAGAAGGACTATCCCCGTTATGGCGTTGAACTGAACGTCTTTGACATCAGCGAATTCCTGGCAGATCGGATCGACGACATTAAAATGAAGCCAGTCAACATGAGGGTGACCTACCATGACCCCTGCCACCTTCTAAGGGGCCAGGGCGTTAAACTGGAACCAAGGAAGATACTTAACAGCATTCCGGGCCTTGAATTTGTTGAAATGGAAAAACAGGGGCAGTGCTGTGGATCAGGTGGGGGTGTGAAATCCGGTAAACCTGAGATAGCCGAAAGCCTGGGAAGGAAGAAGGCTGAGATGATACGCAAACTCAATGTTGACGCCGTGATAACAATATGCCCCTTCTGCCAGCTCCATATAAAGGATTCCCTTGAGAAGGAGGGTCTTGGGGACGTGAAGGTTATGAACATCCTTGAACTCCTTGACATGGCCTATTCTGACGACTGA
- the iorA gene encoding indolepyruvate ferredoxin oxidoreductase subunit alpha, producing the protein MKLDDILDAERGDRLFLLGNEAAVRAAIESGVGVASTYPGTPSSEIGNVLSKIAQRAGIYFEFSINEKVALEVAAAAAASGVRSFAFMKHVGLNVASDSFMSIAYTGVRAGMVVLSADDPSMFSSQNEQDNRHYARLAWVPLLEPSNPQEILEYMNHAFELSEEYRIPVLLRTTTRVSHMRGVVEAGERRAEPVKGFFRKNPEQFVPVPATARMMRRELVEKMKKLKRVADTSELNRILNEDSESDLGIIASGGAFNYVYDALQTLGLDVPVLKLGFTYPFPAGLVAEFLSGLEGVLVVEEVDPVMEKEVLAVVALEGLDVGVHGKLDGTLPEIYEYSEDIVRRAISGLTGIKIHEKKIEAPDLPERPPALCPGCPHRAMYYSVRRAASELGIEGKDLIFPTDIGCYTLGIEPPYSAADYLLSMGSSVGTACGFSAATSQRIVSFIGDSTFFHAGIPPLINAVHNRQRFVLVILDNRTTAMTGGQPHPGLPVDGMGEEAPAISIEDIARACGVEFVETVNPMNIRRSSETIRRALQHESVAVVISRYPCMLSEGAVRGRPVRVDEEKCDLCLECLSELACPAMVEEDGRVFIDPLYCRGCTVCLQICPAGAIKPEGKR; encoded by the coding sequence ATGAAACTGGATGATATCCTTGACGCCGAAAGGGGCGATAGGTTATTCTTACTTGGTAACGAGGCAGCGGTGAGGGCTGCAATAGAGTCGGGGGTTGGTGTAGCAAGCACCTACCCGGGAACACCATCATCAGAGATAGGAAACGTCCTATCAAAGATTGCACAGAGGGCAGGTATCTATTTTGAGTTTTCAATAAATGAGAAGGTGGCACTTGAAGTCGCCGCGGCAGCCGCTGCCTCAGGAGTCCGCTCATTCGCATTCATGAAGCATGTGGGACTGAATGTTGCATCAGACTCATTCATGAGTATAGCATACACCGGTGTGAGGGCTGGAATGGTTGTACTATCTGCCGATGACCCCTCCATGTTTTCATCACAGAATGAACAGGATAACAGGCACTACGCACGCCTCGCATGGGTTCCACTCCTAGAACCCTCAAATCCACAGGAAATCCTTGAATACATGAATCATGCCTTTGAACTCTCTGAGGAATACAGGATACCGGTACTTTTAAGGACCACAACCAGGGTCTCACACATGAGGGGAGTTGTGGAGGCTGGCGAGAGAAGGGCGGAACCGGTGAAGGGGTTTTTCAGGAAGAATCCAGAGCAGTTTGTACCTGTACCCGCCACTGCAAGGATGATGCGCAGAGAACTTGTTGAGAAGATGAAGAAACTTAAGAGGGTTGCAGACACCTCAGAACTGAACAGGATACTCAATGAGGACTCTGAATCGGATCTGGGAATAATTGCATCTGGGGGGGCTTTCAACTATGTATACGATGCACTCCAGACACTTGGACTTGATGTCCCGGTCCTGAAACTGGGATTCACCTACCCCTTCCCTGCAGGACTTGTAGCAGAGTTTCTCTCTGGACTTGAAGGGGTGCTTGTTGTTGAGGAGGTGGACCCTGTAATGGAGAAGGAGGTCCTTGCAGTCGTGGCATTGGAGGGCCTTGATGTGGGGGTCCATGGAAAACTGGACGGCACACTCCCTGAGATATATGAGTACAGTGAGGACATAGTGAGAAGGGCCATTTCAGGACTCACAGGAATCAAAATCCATGAAAAGAAAATAGAAGCACCTGATTTACCTGAAAGACCTCCTGCACTCTGCCCCGGATGTCCCCATAGGGCCATGTACTATTCTGTGAGGAGGGCCGCCTCTGAGCTTGGTATTGAGGGGAAGGATCTCATATTCCCCACAGATATCGGGTGCTACACCCTTGGGATAGAGCCCCCCTACTCTGCGGCAGATTACCTCCTCAGCATGGGGTCCAGCGTGGGTACCGCCTGCGGGTTTTCGGCTGCAACATCCCAGAGGATAGTTTCCTTCATAGGGGATTCCACCTTTTTCCATGCAGGTATACCGCCACTCATAAATGCTGTCCACAACAGGCAGAGGTTTGTTCTGGTTATACTGGATAACAGGACAACCGCAATGACAGGTGGACAGCCACATCCGGGGCTTCCGGTTGATGGGATGGGGGAGGAGGCCCCAGCCATATCCATAGAGGATATAGCCAGGGCATGCGGTGTTGAATTTGTGGAGACCGTTAACCCCATGAACATAAGGAGATCCTCTGAAACCATCAGGAGGGCCCTTCAGCACGAATCTGTGGCCGTTGTTATATCCAGATATCCATGCATGCTATCTGAGGGCGCTGTCCGCGGAAGGCCGGTGAGGGTTGATGAGGAGAAATGTGACCTCTGTCTTGAATGCCTCAGTGAACTTGCCTGTCCAGCGATGGTTGAGGAGGATGGAAGGGTCTTCATAGATCCTCTCTACTGCAGGGGCTGTACAGTATGCCTCCAGATATGTCCAGCAGGAGCCATAAAACCGGAGGGAAAAAGATGA
- a CDS encoding indolepyruvate oxidoreductase subunit beta produces MSYNIYVCGVGGQGIIKTSVIIGEAAMNEGMNVVMSEIHGMAQRGGAVSTEIRFGDVRGSIIPQGEADLVIAFEPLEALRALPKMSEDACVIVNTSKIPPFNLIKSPHPYPPLGEIIKTLEENTGRVRSFNGEKIAVKAGHILSLNMVMLGAAAATTGFPLGKETLIESMKNNLPPKLMEVNLRAFHEGFEVVNCE; encoded by the coding sequence ATGAGCTACAACATTTATGTGTGTGGTGTTGGCGGCCAGGGGATAATAAAGACATCCGTTATAATCGGTGAGGCCGCCATGAATGAGGGAATGAATGTTGTCATGAGTGAAATCCATGGGATGGCCCAGAGAGGTGGTGCTGTCTCAACAGAGATAAGGTTCGGTGATGTGAGGGGTTCCATCATACCTCAGGGGGAGGCTGACCTTGTAATAGCCTTCGAACCCCTTGAGGCCCTGAGGGCACTCCCCAAAATGTCCGAAGACGCCTGTGTAATTGTGAATACATCAAAGATACCACCATTCAACCTGATAAAAAGCCCACACCCCTATCCTCCACTGGGAGAGATAATTAAAACTCTTGAGGAGAATACAGGAAGGGTGAGGAGCTTCAATGGGGAGAAAATCGCTGTTAAGGCCGGTCACATATTATCACTCAACATGGTTATGCTGGGCGCCGCAGCAGCCACCACTGGGTTTCCACTGGGTAAAGAGACACTTATAGAGTCCATGAAGAATAACCTGCCCCCAAAGTTGATGGAAGTGAACCTGAGGGCATTCCATGAGGGGTTTGAAGTCGTTAATTGTGAGTGA
- a CDS encoding ACT domain-containing protein — MKLKQISVFLENRKGRLKNAIHALSEEGVNIRALSIADTSEFGILRMIVSDPEAARKALEKKNFVVRVNDVIAVEVPDEPGGLDGILGVLTERDINVEYIYAFVEKKGEKAVVVIRTEDVDEGIRALEDAGIPVLSSEDIYIL, encoded by the coding sequence ATGAAACTGAAGCAGATATCAGTCTTTCTTGAAAACAGGAAGGGCAGGCTGAAAAATGCCATTCACGCCCTTTCAGAGGAGGGTGTAAACATAAGGGCCCTTTCCATTGCGGACACATCCGAATTTGGGATACTGAGAATGATAGTTTCAGATCCTGAAGCTGCAAGGAAAGCCCTTGAGAAGAAAAACTTCGTCGTAAGGGTTAACGATGTTATAGCCGTTGAGGTGCCCGATGAACCTGGAGGACTTGACGGTATACTGGGTGTGCTCACAGAGAGGGATATAAACGTGGAATACATCTACGCCTTCGTTGAGAAAAAGGGGGAAAAGGCAGTTGTAGTTATAAGGACAGAGGATGTTGATGAGGGCATAAGGGCACTTGAAGATGCAGGGATCCCAGTACTTTCATCTGAGGATATCTACATCCTCTAA
- a CDS encoding phenylacetate--CoA ligase: protein MIWNPEAECMSQEEKQELQLRRLQETVKRSYENVPYYNKRLNDLEVFPEDIETLDDIEKLPFTTKNDLREAYPFGMFAVPDEDIVEVHTSSGTTGKPVVSGYTRRDLEIWSEVMARSLTMGMATKKDRIQNCYGYGLFTGGLGVHYGAQKIGATVIPISAGNTKRQIEIMQDFGTTIITCTPSYALYLAEVLEKEGVDIESLNLKSGIFGAEMWTEEMRNTIEERLGLTALNIYGLTEIIGPGVAQECTEKNGLHIFEDHFYPEIIDPKTEEKLPYGRKGELVLTTLTREGMPILRFRTKDITALRNGECGCGRTLVRMDRITGRSDDMLKIRGVIVFPSQIERALLKIKGLEPHYQIVVTRPEFLDELEVQVEASPELFSDEVKHVEEARRMIEKHIHSEIGLRVNVTLVEPGSLPRSEGKAIRVIDKRKFD, encoded by the coding sequence ATGATATGGAACCCTGAAGCAGAATGCATGAGTCAGGAAGAAAAACAGGAATTACAGCTCAGGAGACTGCAAGAGACAGTTAAAAGGTCCTATGAAAACGTGCCATACTACAACAAACGTTTAAACGATTTAGAGGTGTTCCCAGAGGACATAGAAACACTGGATGATATAGAGAAGCTGCCCTTCACCACAAAGAATGACCTCAGGGAAGCATACCCCTTCGGGATGTTTGCAGTGCCAGATGAGGATATAGTGGAGGTCCACACATCATCAGGGACCACCGGTAAGCCAGTGGTTTCCGGTTACACCAGAAGGGACCTTGAAATATGGTCGGAAGTAATGGCAAGATCCCTGACCATGGGGATGGCAACAAAGAAGGACCGTATACAGAACTGCTATGGCTACGGCCTTTTCACAGGGGGCCTTGGTGTCCACTACGGTGCCCAGAAGATAGGGGCCACCGTCATCCCAATCTCAGCGGGTAACACCAAGAGGCAGATCGAGATAATGCAGGACTTCGGGACCACAATAATAACATGCACACCATCCTATGCACTCTACCTTGCAGAGGTCCTTGAAAAGGAGGGCGTCGACATTGAAAGTCTGAACCTCAAATCAGGCATATTCGGTGCCGAGATGTGGACTGAAGAAATGAGAAATACCATAGAGGAAAGGCTGGGCCTCACCGCCCTCAACATCTATGGCCTCACAGAGATAATAGGCCCAGGCGTCGCCCAGGAGTGTACCGAGAAGAATGGCCTCCACATCTTTGAGGACCACTTCTACCCTGAGATAATAGACCCGAAAACAGAAGAAAAACTCCCCTATGGCAGAAAGGGGGAGCTGGTACTCACCACACTCACAAGGGAGGGCATGCCAATCCTCAGGTTCAGGACAAAGGATATAACAGCTCTCAGGAACGGTGAATGCGGTTGCGGACGTACCCTTGTGAGGATGGACAGGATAACCGGTAGAAGCGACGACATGCTCAAGATCAGGGGTGTCATTGTCTTCCCATCACAGATCGAAAGGGCCCTACTCAAGATAAAGGGTCTTGAACCGCACTACCAGATAGTCGTCACCAGGCCCGAGTTCCTGGATGAGCTTGAGGTCCAGGTTGAAGCGTCCCCTGAACTCTTCTCAGATGAGGTCAAACATGTGGAAGAGGCCAGAAGGATGATAGAGAAGCATATACACAGTGAAATAGGTCTGCGTGTTAACGTCACACTTGTGGAACCGGGAAGCCTTCCAAGAAGTGAGGGTAAAGCAATAAGGGTCATAGATAAGAGGAAATTTGACTAA